From the genome of Papaver somniferum cultivar HN1 unplaced genomic scaffold, ASM357369v1 unplaced-scaffold_10, whole genome shotgun sequence:
tctcccagaccttaaccaaaccctaattttgtcaacttcgagaaagaaagtggctccgagatcgataatggaccaatatagataagattccttcgtatgaacgatgaatccaaccatctacgggtaagatttcatgttgatattctcccagaccttaaccaaaccctaatttcgtcatcttcgagaaagaaagtggctccgagatcgaaaactggaccaatatagataagattccttcgtatgaacgacgaatccaaccatctacgggtaagattccatatagatattctcccagaccttaacaaACCCAaatttcgtcaacttcgataaagacagtggctccaagatcgaaaactTGACCAATATAGATAACATTCCTTCGTTTGaacaatgaatccaaccatctacgggtaagattccatgtagatattcttccagaccttaaccaaaccctaatttcatcaacttcgagaaataaagtggctccgatattgaaaactggaccaatatagataagattccttcgtatgaacgatgaatccaaccatatacaggtaagattccatgtagatattctctgagaccttaaccaaaccctaaatttgtctacttcgagaaagaaagtggctccgagattgaaaactggaccaatatagataagattaatccttcgtatgaacgatgaatccaaccatatacatgtaagattccatgtagatattctcccagaccttaaccaaaccttaaattcggctacttcgagaaagaaagtggcttcgagatcgaaaactggaccaatatagataagattccttcgtatgaacgatgaaacCAACCATCtacgtgtaagattccatgtagatattctcgtagaccttaaccaaaccctaatttcgtcaacttcgagatagaaagtagctccgagatcgaaaattggaccaatatagataagattccttcgtatgaacgatgaatccaaccatgtacatgtaagattccatgtcGATATTCtaccagaccttaaccaaaccctaattttgtcaacttcgagaaagaaagtggctccgagatcgataatggaccaatatagataagattccttcgtatcaacgatgaatccaaccatctacgggtaagatttcatgttgatattctcccagaccttaaccaaaccctaatttcgtcatcttcgagaaagaaagtggctcagagatcgaaaactggaccaatatagataagattccttcgtatgaacgacgaatccaaccatgtacgagtaagattccatatagatattctcccagaccttaacaaACCCAaattttgtcaacttcgagaaagaaactggctccgggATCGAAAACTGGACAAATATAGAtgagattccttcgtatgaacgatgaatccaaccatctacgggtaaaattccatgtagatattctcccaggcCTTAACTAAATCCtaatttcgtcaacttcgagaaagaaagtggctcttaGATCGAAAACTGGATGAGAGTGGAGTAATATAAGTCGAAAAATTTAGCTGAAGTGCATACCAAAAAACTTTTTAGCAGAACAGAGAAAGATTTAGCAGAAGTGAATAACAATTTAGCATAAGTGAAAAAAAATTATCAGAAGTGAAAAAAATTTAGCATGACGAAAAACCCCTACGACGACTTCTAATAAAGGTTGCGTAAGGGGTTCTAAAAAATCTTAAATCCTAACCAGCCATTTCAATCTCTAACCGTCcattttttcctttttccttaacctcttctcctccactttttttttttcattctaacCTTATCTCCTGCAGCACTTCCTTAGCCTCTCCTCCTTCGTCACTTCTCAGTAAAACAACCATCTCCCCCAACcgattgatttttctaaccaTCAAAACCACCATCATCAACAGCTCACCATCATCAATAGCTCATCACCAATAGCTCACCATCATCAAATTAAACCATCATCATGAACCCAACAGATCGAGGGAGCTGAAGTTTTCTTCACTAACAGATCGAGTTGAAGACTTCCAACAATCAACACATCAACATAGCTGAAGACTTACACAGGTATGTAAATCGGGTTTCTCGATCTGTTTAaggttttaatatttttttttattttcattctcgctttttttttttgaatttgatttttaattgtttttcaatCATTGCATTTAATTCGTTTGATGATTGGGTTCATTTATTTCAGTTAAATCATTTCATTTAAATTTTTCAATCATTGTATTAAATTAAGGTGGTTGCAATAAAATTAGTTGCATTAATattttgaattagggtttgcattGAATTCAATTGATTTGAATTAAGTTGCATTTAATTCAAATGATTGGATTTTTTTTGCATTAAATTGTAATTTGTATTATATTAAttgaaatttgaaaattgaattttttttttgcaggatttgcttcaattttgtcttgaaaAAAGTTTAGGATTTCATGTACACATACTTGGTTGAACTGGGAGGGGTAATGTGCGTGTGTGTTTAATGAAGGGAAACAAAGCTTAATTTGAGAGAAGAGTTCAAAGGTATGCTTTCTTTAGATATTTAGAGCATTCTATACAGACTTTGGATCTCTTTGTTTAAtgcatgtgtgtgtgtgtgtttacgTGTTGTTAAAAGAAGTAGTTAAATGTGGCAGGATTGCATTACTAGCTAGAGACTGAAATTAGCTTTAAAAACATTGAATCAGTCATGGGTGGAGGTGTGAAAGACTCTACAAGTAGCAGTAGtagctgcaacaacaacaacagtaagatgagaatgaaaaaaaaatcctaactgaGTGTTCTATGTGTGAATAAGGGAACCATGAGACAAAAGTGTGTCATTGGCTCCATTCTAGGTTCAAGCATGTTCCTTGTAATGGTGTGAGAGAATTTCTACGATCTACAATAACCGAAACCTATGGAAAAATGTTCTTCAAGTGCACCATACCTACATGCACCTACTTTGAATGGTTTAATGATGCTTCTGACCCTTACAAAGCCAAGTTGATGTTGTTACCATCAGAGAAAAGCTGTAATGCTTGTGGAGAAGATGATCACTCTTTTAAACATTTTCCACTGCAAAATCAGTTGTGCTTCTCTTCAACCTGCAATTGCAAACTCACCCTAAAAATATGCAACAATCAACACAATAAGCACATAGCTTACCTTGTATGTGAACAATGTGGATCTTTTACATGGGCTTCTGATGCTATCTTCACTgctgcaaaaagaaaaagttagagtTTCTATTAATCAAATAGCTGAACAAGTTACAAAGCTAGGTAAAAGTCTTCAtatgtaataatttttaattatatGTGTAAGACCTTATTTAAAAGAAATATGTTTTACTTCATTTCATACCATCTAATTAAAAAAGATATTTAGAGCATTGTCATTGTTCTAACAGACTTTAAAGCTCTTTTTttaatgtgtgtgtgtgtgtgttttactAAATGACCATGGTGAAGTtgcaggatatatatatatatatatatcggtcCTTGTAATAATGGTTCTCTGTATTGTGTAAATGTTTAGAGAAAAGACCAAATACTTGGCTCACTCTGTTTTATGGAAATCTTTAAATCGAGAAGTACCTCGTTGTTTGGAACTTATATATAGATTGATGGAAATCTTTAAATGTGTGAGCCATATTCTAACTCTTCTTTTTTCTGTTGCGCGCAGATTCAAGTTTCATTTTAACATATATATAGATTGATTGAATTCGTTCTAATGATGAATAAAGATTGGATTCATTGGCCAAGGTTAATATGTTAACTTAAGGATATATATCACATTCTTTACTTTGGTTTGCTAGATTGTTAATTTACATTATTACGGTGTTTTGATTTTATCTATCTTTTATGTAGGCTTGGTCTTCAATACCAGGATGCATTGAATAATTTTATAGAGACTGTTTTTCAGAAACCTGGAAATCCTTCTAAGTTCAGTTTTCCTTGTGTTTATTGTAAGAATCTTGGTTTGCCACTTCCTCCGAATGATGTGCATCTTCACTTGCTGAGACGAGGTATGGATCCTACATACACCGAGTGGGTTTTTCACGGGGAGACGGCTATCAGTTTTAACGATGTTCGCCAAGAGGGAGCGACACATGGTTCAGAATAGATGTATGTAGAGGATAATGTTGAAGGTGATGCACATCAAGATCAGGGCCATGAAATCAGGCAGGAAGAGGGGTTGGACAACCAGGAGGATGAGGCGGCTGACACTCCGTTATACCCTAATTCTAAAACACATACAAAGTTATATATCACTGTTGAATTGTATATGCAAAAGACAGTTAGTGGTATATCTAGAAAGGATTTTGATGAACTTCTCAAGACAATTGCTTCGTTGTTGCCACCAGGTCATTGTCTTCCTAAAAGCACATATGAAGTGAAGAAGCTGCTGAAATCTTATCAATTGACTCACCAGAAAATACATGCCTGTGAGAATGATTGTTGCTTGTTTAGAAAGAAGTTGAAAGATGCAGATGAATGTCCTAAATGTCATTATTCTAGGTGGAAGCAAGACACATCTAACATGGAGGACGATACGTACATGATAGACAAGCCCAAAAAAGAGATATCGGTGAAGGTTCTTAGATACATCCCCATTGTACCGAGATTGAAGAGATTGTATCAATCAGCTGAGCTTGCTGAGCAGTTGATATGGCACGCGACGAACAAGAGTAAAGATGGGAAGATACGTcatccttcagattctttggctTGGAAGCACATAGACAGAAGATTTCCCGCATTTGCTTCAGATTCGCATAATCTGCATCTTGGGCTTGCTGTTGATGGATTCAATCCGTTTGGCGATCTTTCCGCAACCCATAGTTGTTGGCCGGTGATGATCGTGGTTAATAATTTGTCCCCTAAGATGTGTATGCAAGACGATAACATTATTCTGAGCATGTTGATTCCAGGAAAAAAACAACCGGGTAAGAACATTGATGTATACTTGCAGCCATTGATTGATGATCTGATTGAGTTGTGGGAGAAAGGCGTGAAGGTATATGATTCGTTTAGTAAAACAGAATTTAACTTGAAGGatttattgatgtggacaattaaTGATTTCCCTGCACATGGTAATCTATCTGGATATACGTATAAAGGGAAGGAAGCCTACCCTCTTTGTGGTGAGAATACACTTAGCAACTGGTTGTCGTTTagtcataaaactatatacatgAATCATAGGAGATTCCTTCATCATAATCCTCCTCTTCGATAGTAAAAAGACTTGTTTAATAGGGAAACTGAGAAGAGGGATAAACCACATGTTATGTCAGCTGCTGCGGTATTTGAATGTCAGAATAGTATTGTGAATGATTTTGGGAAAGCGGAGAAAAACGATGaggaaaaaaggaagaaaaagaggaaaagaataataataataataagaagaagaagatgatgacaaAGGAGAAGGGTCATAGTAGTGCGGCAAAAGGTGCAAAGGATGGTAATTCGCGtaatgagaagaagaaaagggaTGTTGTTTCTAATACGCATAGTTCTGGTGCATCTGATGAGGAAACTGAGCTTCGGGTGTTTAACAAACGGTCGATATTCTTCGACTTGACTTACTGGAAGGTCAGTTCTAACTTCAAATTTACTTGTTAAATAGTTTCGTTCACATGATCTATGCTTGAACTCACTATAACCTGAATACCCATTAGCCCTGAACTTCCAATGATGTTTTATAAGGTTCTGTCATGTGTGCTTGAACTCATTATTATATCTATGTTGCTTTTTGGTTTACGTGTGTCACATTTTTCTAGTTCTTTTACTTAGTGATCGAACTGGCTTTATAGGTAATTATAAGCATGCATGTTAACTTGTGTAAAGGAATTACTAATGTTAAGTTTTTTCATGAATTCCTAGGATTTGTTACTGCGGCATAATATagatgttatgcatacagaaAAAAAATGTCTGTGAGAGTATCATTGGTACTATTTTGAATATAAAGTTCAAAACAAAAGACGGTTTAAATTCCCGTAAGGATCTGAAGAGTATGGGAATAAGACCATAATCGCATCCGGAAGAGATAAATGGCAAAACAATTCTTCGACCAGCACCATACAGCTTAAGCAACAAGAATAAGGCTATACTATATAATAGGATGAGAAATTTGAAGGTTCCATATGGGTATAGTTCGGATCTATGAAGCATTTCTCGAAAAATGGTTGCTTAGGTGTCCTTAAGGCTCATAATTACCATGTTCTTATGCAACAAATATTACCTGTAGCATTGAGGGGACTTTTACCTGAGGGGCCAAGTAAGGCGATTTTCAGGTTGTGTTCTTATTTTCACGAAATATGCTAAGGGATAGTTCATCTCGAAAGATTAGTAGAACTTGAAGTAGAAGTTGCTGAGACTTTGTGTATATTGGAGATGTACTTCCCtccatcattttttgatgtgatgGTGCACTTGAAAATTCACCTAGTTCGAGAAGTGCGTTTATGTGGACCTGTACAATATCGTTGGATTATCCATTTGAAAGGTATGCTAAATTGAATAAATgttactttatttttatttttatatttggaACGTGTCAGTAGCTTTCCCTTGTAGCTTAGAGCTACTAATATCTAAGTGTTGAAGTTTTGTAATATGTACCGACTTCGTTTCCACCCTTTTAACTGGTAACTATTTCATATGCTACTTTCGTATAGGTATATGAAGATATTCAAAGAATATATCAAAAATTACGCTATACCTGAAGCTTGTATAGCAGAGTGTTATCTTGGAATGGAGTGTGTGTTAGGTTTTCTATTCTCATGGATCAAGCAGCTGAAATAGGAGAAAATCCAAGGCGTAATAAAAACTTTCAAGATGGTTCTACACAGGTAGAACATCCTCTTTCTAAAGGTGTCCAAGTGCGTATGGATAGTGAAAAGCTAAAGATTGCTCACAAATATGTGCTTTTTAACACAGTATAAATTGACCCATATCTAATGTAAGTATAACATTGTTcattagaaatggtttgtcaGTTAATACCTCCAGttttaattttacttttatcttaGAATGCATATGGATGAGTTAAAATATTCTGTTGGGAGGTCTATTACCAGTGAAGACCAGCTCATTTTCATACAGTCAGACACATTTGGAGATTGGTTTAAGCGAAAGGTACGTTTTTTCCACTTTTATTCAGATTGCGCAGCTTAGTAGTTTTATCACTTATGGCTTTTGAGACTTCAGAAAAACACAGTACAAGATATTATCACTTAGAACCATCCATGTTATGCACAATATGGCTATATAAAAATGTCTTTTCATGCTCAGATAACCATTTTAGTTATGTATTTATGTTCTGAGTATGCATTTGTAGGTTTATATGCAAATTGAACAAGGCATGTCAGTATCAAACACGGTAGAGTGGTTGGCAAAAGGTCCTTTAGAAAACTGTGTTTTGAAAGAGTCATACAAAACAGTGGTGTCTCAATTTAATCAAAAAATTTAGTTGCAGGACGATCAGAAACCACTGGTTTTTATGGtgttttagaagaaattctaGTGTTGGACTACATTACTCTTCAAGTTCCCATATTCAAATGTGACTGGGCTCACACCTACTTTGGTGTGAAGGTAGAGAAAGGCTTCACATTAGTCAACTTAAAGCAGCATAAGAACCAATTTTGTAACGAACCATTCATTTTAGCATCACAAGCGCGACAAGTTTTCTATTCTCGAGAGTCAGATACATCTAACTGGTATGTGATGATAAAACCACCACCTAGGGGTTTCCATGAATTAAAGGAATTCAATGAAAAGGACGACACTAGTTGCCAACATGTGGATACTTCAACTCTTGCCTTACAAATGGATGGTGAGAGTGAGAATTACGCAAGAGAAGATGTTGAACCTATAGTAGTGGttccaataaagaagaagaacaagaggaagaATAAAAGGAAGTTCACAAGTTAGGTAAGTATGTACCGTATTGTATTTACTGTAATCTTTTTTTTACTGTCTTCGTCGTTCTCGTTGCCATCATTGTGGATCTTGTTGTCACAGTTCTTATGCATTTCCTTTGCTGAAACTAGTATTTTTCTTGTGATTGTGATGTTTGATCTTATTATTGTGATTGTGATTGTGATGTTTGATCTTAGTTCCTAGTGAACAACCTTTTTTAACTTTGCCAGTGAAAATAATTTATCATTTCATTGCCGGTCTCAAGCCCGGAAAAAGGAGGAGAGAAGAAGGGAATTTGTGATGGTACAGTCATTTACAGTCAGAAGACTATATATACACAGTAAtttatcttattttttgtttttagttaccATTTGGTGCTATGGGTTGTCATTGTTTCTGAAAATTTcccttttttttaatgttttatgGTGGATTGGAAGAAATTGGGTACTTGAACTGTGAAATGAAGTGCTAGGGAACTAATAGATATGAAATGAGATGCATTATCATCGTAGAATGTATGTGATTGCTTACGGAGAAGGATTTTAGAATATATGTGATTGTTTACAGGGAAGGCTTTGTGTTGTTTGCGGCTCAGGTGACTGAGCCTTATTTTTGTACATCATATTTTGTTTTTGCAACTCTTATAAAGGTTTTCAAAGCGTGTCATAAAGTTTGTATAAAAAAGAACCACAAACATGACGGAGTTCTGATGATGTAAGCATGGTTGCTGGCGTGGACTTGCACGCAGTAGGCTTAGGATCAAATCCCCGGAACCTCATTTTCCAAcatcctatatttttacttcaacaactctTATAAAGATTGTATACAAAAAACGCACAAAATACCCAAACTTGTGaagtgtaaggatggttgatagGTTAGACTAACGCATAGTTGGTTCACGTTCGAATCCCCTTAacactattttttattttcatattttggttGTCTTCAACGACACTTATAAAAGTTGTTgtacattttcatgcaaaaataacataaaaaccccaaacttgtgaagtgtaaggatggttgatgccaACTCTTTTTCTTAAtgggttgtcgtttgttttcttgtcGCAACCCTTGGGTTCTAGGGGTGGGTAGTGATGCCATTCTGCAACACTTCCGTTGAGAAAGGTTGTAAAACATGGGTTGTATTTGTCCAGTTGTGGATGTATATTTTTCCTGTAGTGTATTAGTCTTTAGTTTCAGGGCAATCCATAACTCTATCATGTTTTAAGTTTCCTAGTCGTAACCATCTCTACGGATAGTACATAACGAAGTTTTATATATAGGTTAGTATTTTCCGATCTTTACGGCTGGAAAAAGATAAACTCCTAGGCTCCTAGATGTAATTGGGTTTTTTCTGAAATCTAATTGTTAGTTAAAAATTCCAGAATGGATGGTATTCCTAACTGTAGATTACCAAATAAGTGCCTACAACTAGGTTTTTAACATTACAACCTAGATgtaaaaatacttataattttcttttttgaacTTAGAAGTCACTTAAACTTGGTTGAGGAAACGGATTCCTAACAGTAAAcacttttataaaaaaaataggtTTTGAATGCTCAGTTACAGTTAGGGATGCAAAAGAACTGACCAGAACCGATAAACTGGGATGGAACCAAGCCGCAAACGAGTTCAAAGACACATGTAACCGGATTAAAATTTAGATGCGACAAATCAACGATACCGGTACCAttttgtttgtacccaaaattacttttgggcACGAAACATAATTGAATTGATTATTTGGTGTGTATGTTGGGTTAGGAGATGAATTGAAGAGCAAATAAAGTGACacaggtttaacgtggttcggcatggttgcctacatccacggatgaaTCCCCTAG
Proteins encoded in this window:
- the LOC113326836 gene encoding uncharacterized protein LOC113326836 — protein: MYVEDNVEGDAHQDQGHEIRQEEGLDNQEDEAADTPLYPNSKTHTKLYITVELYMQKTVSGISRKDFDELLKTIASLLPPGHCLPKSTYEVKKLLKSYQLTHQKIHACENDCCLFRKKLKDADECPKCHYSRWKQDTSNMEDDTYMIDKPKKEISVKVLRYIPIVPRLKRLYQSAELAEQLIWHATNKSKDGKIRHPSDSLAWKHIDRRFPAFASDSHNLHLGLAVDGFNPFGDLSATHSCWPVMIVVNNLSPKMCMQDDNIILSMLIPGKKQPGKNIDVYLQPLIDDLIELWEKGVKVYDSFSKTEFNLKDLLMWTINDFPAHGNLSGYTYKGKEAYPLCGENTLSNWLSFSHKTIYMNHRRFLHHNPPLR